From one Paramormyrops kingsleyae isolate MSU_618 chromosome 1, PKINGS_0.4, whole genome shotgun sequence genomic stretch:
- the rev1 gene encoding DNA repair protein REV1 isoform X1: protein MSRGGWRKRASEDDGWGGRGRYMAAKVSKLEEQFKQDAPREKQKEGGSSSIFSGVAIYVNGYTDPSADELRRLMMLHGGQYHVYYSRSKTTHIIATNLPNTKIKELRGEKVVRPDWITDSIKAGHLLSYLKYQLYTKQKGLSFPSIHLGQEHDGPGHSHYQSGHTPKHIGHAPSLTHQDFRLNGTDLSLGLRLNGMQKVGGDPPSLGPSSMEGALERTFTNGHSHPMNGALKPHDPMQGPIPQDDWLSQRPRAPPPDSHVIGTVETTHLLPPGGQTISPQDMTRRVLRPEAGSTQARTPQPSDPKPPPVQKLHPQAGNPEGPPTPTRSVGRFRLNGAQHLTPQCLNPPPHVTLNPGDSLGGEQVMGTDSISEYYSHSRLHHISTWRSEFSEYVSSLQYRTQATGGTNFPGRERLRRQRMAHGAGSLTPPGPQARQPCILHVDMDCFFVSVGIRHRPDLKGKPVAVTSNRGRGQVAKRPGANPQLELRYYQQKLNPKRAEKGDGDLEVTPSPESPNTSPAGAEQDPVALSMAEIASCSYEARQAGVRNGMFFGQAKQLCPGLQAVPYDFEAYKEVATAMYETLASYTHHIEALSCDEALMDATSLLAELSVSPHDLAAAIRADVRERTGCSASVGMGSNILLARMATRKAKPDGQYYLKSEEVDDFIRDQSVTNLPGVGRTMGFRLASLGVRSCGDLQQLSMSRLQREFGPRTGQTLFRFCRGLDDRPVRSEKERKSVSAEMNYGIRFTQVAEAETFLSKLSQEVQRRLQASQLRGRRITLKVMVRKAGAPLEPAKFGGHGICDSLGRTVTIEKPTGCAQVIAAEAIRLFQAMKLNVTDVRGVGLQVQQLVPSHSGPPGSPGPAGGAGQPRRSIRDMLLVQRPPHPDRHRSSTVSVSDAPAPDSPLDKGKEPTATQLVPGEPAPGTSKGASQPRHNGSLHTPRHVRKRLDLSIEVPSPSQVDRSVLEALPAELREQVERSWGCREEQAASPPPAPAPAPAPAPASSFTQSTRRLILQIPGQQGQTDPSDIVLALPDFSQVDPEVLAALPQELQDELRSAYKRRDTVHPQGTVVESRNPLLQLRQAAAGRAKRRYKRKNMSPAKGHLYGNSPAKSSPAKPVTHPHTEALKLENGPSTSSLNPDMQEKLVKVEARPGPTLAGACEFPDIRTLLKEWVTTIPEPMEEDILQVVKYCTELVEDKDLEKLDLVIKYMKRLMQQSVESVWNMAFDFILDNVQVVIQQTYGSTLKIT from the exons ATGAGTCGAGGCGGCTGGAGGAAGAGGGCCAGTGAGGATGacggctgggggggcagg GGGAGGTACATGGCCGCCAAGGTCTCCAAGCTGGAGGAGCAGTTTAAGCAGGACGCCCCCCGGGAGAAGCAGAAGGAGGGCGGCTCCTCCAGCATCTTCAGCGGTGTGGCCATCTACGTCAACGGCTACACGG ATCCCAGCGCAGACGAGCTGCGCagactgatgatgctgcacggtGGACAGTACCATGTGTACTACTCGCGCTCCAAGACCACGCACATCATCGCCACCAACCTCCCAAACACCAAAATCAAGGAGTTGCGGGGAGAGAAGGTGGTACGGCCTGACTGGATCACCGACAG CATTAAGGCAGGCCACCTCCTCTCGTACCTGAAGTACCAGCTCTATACCAAGCAGAAGGGGCTGAGTTTTCCCAGTATACACCTGGGACAGGAACATGATGGGCCAGGCCACTCCCACTACCAGTctggccacacccccaaacATATTGGCCACGCCCCCAGTTTGACACATCAAGACTTCAGGCT GAATGGGACAGACCTGAGTTTGGGCCTGAGACTGAATGGGATGCAGAAGGTGGGAGGTGACCCCCCCAGCCTGGGACCCTCCTCCATGGAAGGAGCCCTGGAGCGGACTTTCACCAATGGCCACAGCCACCCTATGAATGGTGCCTTAAAACCCCATGACCCAATGCAGGGACCGATCCCACAGGATGACTGGCTGAGCCAGAGGCCCCGGGCCCCGCCCCCTGACTCTCATGTCATTGGTACAGTGGAGACTACTcatctgctgccccctggtggtcagaCGATATCCCCACAGGACATGACTCGCCGGGTTCTGAGACCTGAAGCAGGCAGTACCCAGGCACGTACACCCCAGCCTTCAGACCCAAAGCCACCCCCGGTGCAGAAACTGCACCCTCAGGCTGGCAACCCTGAGGGACCCCCTACCCCCACGCGAAGCGTGGGCAGATTCCGGCTCAATGGGGCCCAGCATCTTACGCCCCAATGTTTGAACCCACCTCCACATGTTACCTTGAACCCTGGCGACTCCTTAGGTGGTGAGCAGGTCATGGGAACGGACTCTATCTCCGAGTACTACTCTCACTCCCGCCTGCATCACATCTCCACCTGGCGCAGCGAGTTCTCGGAGTATGTCAGTTCCCTGCAGTACCGGACCCAGGCAACAGGGGGCACCAACTTTCCCGGGCGGGAGCGCCTAAGGCGTCAAAGGATGGCTCACGGTGCAG GTTCCCTGACCCCTCCAGGCCCTCAGGCACGACAGCCCTGCATCCTGCACGTGGACATGGACTGCTTCTTCGTGTCGGTCGGGATCCGACACAGACCGGACCTGAAGG GGAAACCAGTTGCCGTGACGAGTAACCGAGGGCGGGGGCAAGTGGCCAAGCGCCCGGGGGCCAACCCCCAGCTGGAGTTGCGGTATTACCAACAGAAGCTGAACCCCAAGCGGGCAG AGAAGGGAGACGGTGACCTGGAGGTGACCCCCTCTCCGGAGAGCCCGAACACCTccccggcgggggccgagcaGGACCCGGTCGCCCTCTCCATGGCTGAGATCGCCTCCTGCAGCTATGAGGCCAG GCAGGCGGGAGTCAGAAACGGCATGTTCTTCGGCCAGGCCAAGCAGCTGTGTCCAGGTCTGCAGGCAGTGCCTTACGACTTTGAGGCCTACAAGGAGGTGGCTACGGCCATGTACGAGACCCTAGCCAG CTACACCCACCACATCGAGGCTCTGAGCTGCGACGAGGCCCTGATGGACGCCACCTCCCTGCTAGCGGAGCTGTCAGTCTCGCCCCACGACCTCGCCGCCGCCATCCGGGCAGACGTGCGGGAGCGGACGGGGTGCAGCGCGTCCGTGGGCATGG gttCAAACATTCTGCTGGCCAGAATGGCGACTCGGAAGGCCAAACCGGATGGCCAGTACTACTTAAAGTCGGAGGAAGTGGACGACTTCATCAGAGATCAGTCTGTAACCAACCTGCCTG GTGTGGGCCGGACCATGGGATTCCGGCTGGCCTCATTGGGCGTGCGCTCCTGTGGAGACCTGCAGCAGCTGTCCATGTCCAGGCTGCAGCGAGAGTTCGGGCCTCGGACAGGTCAGACTCTGTTTCGTTTTTGCCGCGGCCTGGACGACCGGCCCGTAAGGAGCGAGAAGGAGAGGAAGTCTGTGTCGGCGGAGATGAACTACGGGATCCGCTTCACGCAG GTGGCAGAAGCGGAGACCTTTCTGAGCAAACTGTCACAGGAGGTGCAGCGGCGGCTGCAGGCCTCTCAGCTGCGCGGACGCAGGATCACACTGAAGGTGATGGTGCGCAAAGCAGGGGCCCCGCTGGAGCCGGCCAAGTTCGGGGGACACGGCATCTGCGACTCGCTGGGCAG GACCGTGACTATAGAAAAGCCCACAGGCTGCGCCCAGGTGATCGCGGCAGAAGCCATCCGGCTCTTCCAGGCCATGAAGCTGAATGTGACGGACGTGCGGGGAGTGGGCCTCCAGGTCCAGCAGCTGGTCCCCTCCCACTCCGGGCCGCCGGGTTCCCCgggtccagcagggggcgccggccAGCCCCGTCGCTCCATCAGAGACATGCTGCTCGTCCAGAGGCCTCCTCATCCCGACAGGCACAGATCCAGCACAG TTTCTGTTTCAGATGCACCTGCTCCAGACAGTCCATTAGACAAAGGCAAGGAGCCTACAGCCACACAACTGGTCCCAGGAGAACCAGCGCCAGGCACCAGCAAGGGGGCGTCCCAACCGCGGCACAACGGAAGTCTGCACACTCCCAGGCATGTAAGGAAGCGCCTGGACCTCAGCATCGAGGTGCCGTCGCCCTCGCAG gtggaTCGCTCCGTGCTGGAGGCGCTGCCAGCTGAGCTGAGGGAGCAGGTGGAGCGCTCCTGGGGTTGCAGGGAGGAGCAggctgccagcccccccccagccccagccccagccccagccccagccccagcATCTAGCTTCACCCAGTCTACGCGAAGGCTGATTCTACAGATACCGGGCCAGCAGGGCCAGACAGACCCGAGCGACATCGTGCTGGCCTTGCCGGACTTCTCGCAG gtTGATCCGGAGGTGCTCGCTGCCCTCCCCCAGGAGCTCCAAGATGAGCTACGCTCAGCATATAAGCGCAGAGACACAGTGCACCCCCAGGGCACCGTGG TGGAGTCCAGGAACCCGCTTCTGCAGCTGAGGCAGGCGGCTGCGGGACGGGCCAAGCGCCGCTACAAACGGAAGAACATGAGTCCCGCCAAAGGGCATCTCTATGGAAACAGCCCCGCCAAGAGCAGCCCGGCCAAGCCGGTCACGCACCCACACACGGAGGCCCTGAAG CTTGAGAACGGGCCCTCAACATCGTCCCTGAACCCAGACATGCAGGAAAAGCTGGTGAAAGTCGAGGCCCGTCCTGGTCCCACGCTGGCTGGAGCCTGCGAATTCCCCGATATCAGGACACTGCTGAAGGAATGGGTCACTACCATCCCAG AACCCATGGAAGAAGACATCCTGCAGGTAGTGAAGTACTGCACTGAGCTGGTGGAGGACAAAGACCTGGAGAAGCTCGACCTTGTCATCAAGTACATGAAGAG GCTGATGCAGCAGTCCGTGGAGTCGGTGTGGAACATGGCCTTCGACTTCATACTTGACAACGTGCAGGTGGTGATCCAGCAGACGTATGGGAGCACCCTGAAGATCACATAG
- the rev1 gene encoding DNA repair protein REV1 isoform X2, whose product MSRGGWRKRASEDDGWGGRGRYMAAKVSKLEEQFKQDAPREKQKEGGSSSIFSGVAIYVNGYTDPSADELRRLMMLHGGQYHVYYSRSKTTHIIATNLPNTKIKELRGEKVVRPDWITDSIKAGHLLSYLKYQLYTKQKGLSFPSIHLGQEHDGPGHSHYQSGHTPKHIGHAPSLTHQDFRLNGTDLSLGLRLNGMQKVGGDPPSLGPSSMEGALERTFTNGHSHPMNGALKPHDPMQGPIPQDDWLSQRPRAPPPDSHVIGTVETTHLLPPGGQTISPQDMTRRVLRPEAGSTQARTPQPSDPKPPPVQKLHPQAGNPEGPPTPTRSVGRFRLNGAQHLTPQCLNPPPHVTLNPGDSLGGEQVMGTDSISEYYSHSRLHHISTWRSEFSEYVSSLQYRTQATGGTNFPGRERLRRQRMAHGAGSLTPPGPQARQPCILHVDMDCFFVSVGIRHRPDLKGKPVAVTSNRGRGQVAKRPGANPQLELRYYQQKLNPKRAEKGDGDLEVTPSPESPNTSPAGAEQDPVALSMAEIASCSYEARQAGVRNGMFFGQAKQLCPGLQAVPYDFEAYKEVATAMYETLASYTHHIEALSCDEALMDATSLLAELSVSPHDLAAAIRADVRERTGCSASVGMGSNILLARMATRKAKPDGQYYLKSEEVDDFIRDQSVTNLPGVGRTMGFRLASLGVRSCGDLQQLSMSRLQREFGPRTGQTLFRFCRGLDDRPVRSEKERKSVSAEMNYGIRFTQVAEAETFLSKLSQEVQRRLQASQLRGRRITLKVMVRKAGAPLEPAKFGGHGICDSLGRTVTIEKPTGCAQVIAAEAIRLFQAMKLNVTDVRGVGLQVQQLVPSHSGPPGSPGPAGGAGQPRRSIRDMLLVQRPPHPDRHRSSTDAPAPDSPLDKGKEPTATQLVPGEPAPGTSKGASQPRHNGSLHTPRHVRKRLDLSIEVPSPSQVDRSVLEALPAELREQVERSWGCREEQAASPPPAPAPAPAPAPASSFTQSTRRLILQIPGQQGQTDPSDIVLALPDFSQVDPEVLAALPQELQDELRSAYKRRDTVHPQGTVVESRNPLLQLRQAAAGRAKRRYKRKNMSPAKGHLYGNSPAKSSPAKPVTHPHTEALKLENGPSTSSLNPDMQEKLVKVEARPGPTLAGACEFPDIRTLLKEWVTTIPEPMEEDILQVVKYCTELVEDKDLEKLDLVIKYMKRLMQQSVESVWNMAFDFILDNVQVVIQQTYGSTLKIT is encoded by the exons ATGAGTCGAGGCGGCTGGAGGAAGAGGGCCAGTGAGGATGacggctgggggggcagg GGGAGGTACATGGCCGCCAAGGTCTCCAAGCTGGAGGAGCAGTTTAAGCAGGACGCCCCCCGGGAGAAGCAGAAGGAGGGCGGCTCCTCCAGCATCTTCAGCGGTGTGGCCATCTACGTCAACGGCTACACGG ATCCCAGCGCAGACGAGCTGCGCagactgatgatgctgcacggtGGACAGTACCATGTGTACTACTCGCGCTCCAAGACCACGCACATCATCGCCACCAACCTCCCAAACACCAAAATCAAGGAGTTGCGGGGAGAGAAGGTGGTACGGCCTGACTGGATCACCGACAG CATTAAGGCAGGCCACCTCCTCTCGTACCTGAAGTACCAGCTCTATACCAAGCAGAAGGGGCTGAGTTTTCCCAGTATACACCTGGGACAGGAACATGATGGGCCAGGCCACTCCCACTACCAGTctggccacacccccaaacATATTGGCCACGCCCCCAGTTTGACACATCAAGACTTCAGGCT GAATGGGACAGACCTGAGTTTGGGCCTGAGACTGAATGGGATGCAGAAGGTGGGAGGTGACCCCCCCAGCCTGGGACCCTCCTCCATGGAAGGAGCCCTGGAGCGGACTTTCACCAATGGCCACAGCCACCCTATGAATGGTGCCTTAAAACCCCATGACCCAATGCAGGGACCGATCCCACAGGATGACTGGCTGAGCCAGAGGCCCCGGGCCCCGCCCCCTGACTCTCATGTCATTGGTACAGTGGAGACTACTcatctgctgccccctggtggtcagaCGATATCCCCACAGGACATGACTCGCCGGGTTCTGAGACCTGAAGCAGGCAGTACCCAGGCACGTACACCCCAGCCTTCAGACCCAAAGCCACCCCCGGTGCAGAAACTGCACCCTCAGGCTGGCAACCCTGAGGGACCCCCTACCCCCACGCGAAGCGTGGGCAGATTCCGGCTCAATGGGGCCCAGCATCTTACGCCCCAATGTTTGAACCCACCTCCACATGTTACCTTGAACCCTGGCGACTCCTTAGGTGGTGAGCAGGTCATGGGAACGGACTCTATCTCCGAGTACTACTCTCACTCCCGCCTGCATCACATCTCCACCTGGCGCAGCGAGTTCTCGGAGTATGTCAGTTCCCTGCAGTACCGGACCCAGGCAACAGGGGGCACCAACTTTCCCGGGCGGGAGCGCCTAAGGCGTCAAAGGATGGCTCACGGTGCAG GTTCCCTGACCCCTCCAGGCCCTCAGGCACGACAGCCCTGCATCCTGCACGTGGACATGGACTGCTTCTTCGTGTCGGTCGGGATCCGACACAGACCGGACCTGAAGG GGAAACCAGTTGCCGTGACGAGTAACCGAGGGCGGGGGCAAGTGGCCAAGCGCCCGGGGGCCAACCCCCAGCTGGAGTTGCGGTATTACCAACAGAAGCTGAACCCCAAGCGGGCAG AGAAGGGAGACGGTGACCTGGAGGTGACCCCCTCTCCGGAGAGCCCGAACACCTccccggcgggggccgagcaGGACCCGGTCGCCCTCTCCATGGCTGAGATCGCCTCCTGCAGCTATGAGGCCAG GCAGGCGGGAGTCAGAAACGGCATGTTCTTCGGCCAGGCCAAGCAGCTGTGTCCAGGTCTGCAGGCAGTGCCTTACGACTTTGAGGCCTACAAGGAGGTGGCTACGGCCATGTACGAGACCCTAGCCAG CTACACCCACCACATCGAGGCTCTGAGCTGCGACGAGGCCCTGATGGACGCCACCTCCCTGCTAGCGGAGCTGTCAGTCTCGCCCCACGACCTCGCCGCCGCCATCCGGGCAGACGTGCGGGAGCGGACGGGGTGCAGCGCGTCCGTGGGCATGG gttCAAACATTCTGCTGGCCAGAATGGCGACTCGGAAGGCCAAACCGGATGGCCAGTACTACTTAAAGTCGGAGGAAGTGGACGACTTCATCAGAGATCAGTCTGTAACCAACCTGCCTG GTGTGGGCCGGACCATGGGATTCCGGCTGGCCTCATTGGGCGTGCGCTCCTGTGGAGACCTGCAGCAGCTGTCCATGTCCAGGCTGCAGCGAGAGTTCGGGCCTCGGACAGGTCAGACTCTGTTTCGTTTTTGCCGCGGCCTGGACGACCGGCCCGTAAGGAGCGAGAAGGAGAGGAAGTCTGTGTCGGCGGAGATGAACTACGGGATCCGCTTCACGCAG GTGGCAGAAGCGGAGACCTTTCTGAGCAAACTGTCACAGGAGGTGCAGCGGCGGCTGCAGGCCTCTCAGCTGCGCGGACGCAGGATCACACTGAAGGTGATGGTGCGCAAAGCAGGGGCCCCGCTGGAGCCGGCCAAGTTCGGGGGACACGGCATCTGCGACTCGCTGGGCAG GACCGTGACTATAGAAAAGCCCACAGGCTGCGCCCAGGTGATCGCGGCAGAAGCCATCCGGCTCTTCCAGGCCATGAAGCTGAATGTGACGGACGTGCGGGGAGTGGGCCTCCAGGTCCAGCAGCTGGTCCCCTCCCACTCCGGGCCGCCGGGTTCCCCgggtccagcagggggcgccggccAGCCCCGTCGCTCCATCAGAGACATGCTGCTCGTCCAGAGGCCTCCTCATCCCGACAGGCACAGATCCAGCACAG ATGCACCTGCTCCAGACAGTCCATTAGACAAAGGCAAGGAGCCTACAGCCACACAACTGGTCCCAGGAGAACCAGCGCCAGGCACCAGCAAGGGGGCGTCCCAACCGCGGCACAACGGAAGTCTGCACACTCCCAGGCATGTAAGGAAGCGCCTGGACCTCAGCATCGAGGTGCCGTCGCCCTCGCAG gtggaTCGCTCCGTGCTGGAGGCGCTGCCAGCTGAGCTGAGGGAGCAGGTGGAGCGCTCCTGGGGTTGCAGGGAGGAGCAggctgccagcccccccccagccccagccccagccccagccccagccccagcATCTAGCTTCACCCAGTCTACGCGAAGGCTGATTCTACAGATACCGGGCCAGCAGGGCCAGACAGACCCGAGCGACATCGTGCTGGCCTTGCCGGACTTCTCGCAG gtTGATCCGGAGGTGCTCGCTGCCCTCCCCCAGGAGCTCCAAGATGAGCTACGCTCAGCATATAAGCGCAGAGACACAGTGCACCCCCAGGGCACCGTGG TGGAGTCCAGGAACCCGCTTCTGCAGCTGAGGCAGGCGGCTGCGGGACGGGCCAAGCGCCGCTACAAACGGAAGAACATGAGTCCCGCCAAAGGGCATCTCTATGGAAACAGCCCCGCCAAGAGCAGCCCGGCCAAGCCGGTCACGCACCCACACACGGAGGCCCTGAAG CTTGAGAACGGGCCCTCAACATCGTCCCTGAACCCAGACATGCAGGAAAAGCTGGTGAAAGTCGAGGCCCGTCCTGGTCCCACGCTGGCTGGAGCCTGCGAATTCCCCGATATCAGGACACTGCTGAAGGAATGGGTCACTACCATCCCAG AACCCATGGAAGAAGACATCCTGCAGGTAGTGAAGTACTGCACTGAGCTGGTGGAGGACAAAGACCTGGAGAAGCTCGACCTTGTCATCAAGTACATGAAGAG GCTGATGCAGCAGTCCGTGGAGTCGGTGTGGAACATGGCCTTCGACTTCATACTTGACAACGTGCAGGTGGTGATCCAGCAGACGTATGGGAGCACCCTGAAGATCACATAG